The following coding sequences are from one Carcharodon carcharias isolate sCarCar2 chromosome 13, sCarCar2.pri, whole genome shotgun sequence window:
- the LOC121286133 gene encoding tetraspanin-7-like, producing MALLKLSLMVFSFIFWTAGLTMFTVGIWAKISLGSYLELSTNDYPNTPIILLATGAAVIIWGFLGCFSAATEHRCLLKTYGVFQIVVLIGGLSAGLSGLFYRKDIAEGFHNGLSAAIQLYAEDEEKANAIDDIQRTLDCCGVESYKDWVSSPWSEEQFRNGSVPLSCCTVRRGCRNNPVTLDARGIYKDGCFKKIYDFVNDNMFHIATGALGLAVVQVIGIVLACLLASRIPQPEVQENTRSGPL from the coding sequence ATGGCTTTGCTCAAACTGTCCTTGATGGTCTTCAGCTTTATCTTCTGGACGGCTGGTCTGACCATGTTCACAGTTGGCATCTGGGCAAAGATCTCACTCGGCAGCTACCTGGAATTGTCCACGAATGATTACCCCAATACCCCCATCATCCTTCTCGCCACgggagctgctgtcatcatctGGGGCTTTCTGGGGTGTTTCAGTGCTGCCACGGAACACAGGTGCCTTCTCAAGACATATGGAGTTTTCCAGATAGTGGTCCTCATCGGTGGATTATCGGCGGGGCTCTCTGGTTTGTTTTACCGTAAAGACATAGCCGAGGGATTCCACAATGGTTTGAGCGCAGCCATCCAGCTGTACGCAGAAGACGAGGAGAAGGCCAACGCTATAGACGACATTCAACGCACCCTGGATTGTTGTGGGGTGGAGAGCTACAAGGACTGGGTTTCCTCTCCCTGGTCGGAAGAGCAGTTTAGAAATGGTTCGGTGCCCCTGAGCTGTTGCACGGTGCGGAGGGGATGTCGGAACAATCCGGTCACCTTAGATGCCCGGGGCATTTATAAGGACGGCTGTTTCAAGAAAATTTACGATTTTGTCAACGACAACATGTTTCACATTGCTACCGGGGCGCTAGGACTGGCGGTTGTACAAGTGATCGGAATCGTGTTGGCGTGTTTATTGGCTTCAAGAATCCCTCAACCCGAAGTGCAAGAAAACACAAGAAGTGGTCCGCTCTGA